A stretch of Brassica napus cultivar Da-Ae chromosome C6, Da-Ae, whole genome shotgun sequence DNA encodes these proteins:
- the BNAC06G40000D gene encoding uncharacterized protein BNAC06G40000D — MVLDGIVSSPLRRPHALKKQWEDLGSFSTVFRRHRFLLTAMLLLAFLCTIYIYFAVTLGARHLSCSDMTGKEKAICQMEHVHASFSKGRKLKFF; from the coding sequence ATGGTTCTTGATGGGATTGTGTCATCACCACTACGTAGGCCGCATGCGCTAAAGAAGCAATGGGAGGATTTGGGTAGCTTCTCCACTGTTTTCAGGAGGCATCGCTTCCTTTTAACAGCTATGCTCCTTTTGGCCTTCCTCTGCACCATCTACATCTACTTTGCCGTCACGTTAGGCGCTAGGCACTTGTCGTGTTCTGATATGACCGGGAAAGAGAAGGCGATCTGTCAAATGGAACACGTCCATGCCAGTTTCTCTAAAGGGAGGAAACTGAAATTCTTTTGA
- the LOC106430766 gene encoding wall-associated receptor kinase-like 22 has translation MKKLKTKKKKSKKMKRERLFFCIPLSLLTLFVFNGPSLIRTAQNINSSTSSCNRTCGGISIPFPFGIGQKHCYLNDWYEVVCNTTTTSSSGNLLAPFLSKINRELVTITLRNSIDTSYGVVHIKSPVTSSGCSQQPAVKPPPLNLTGKGSPFFITETNRLVSVGCDARALVTNIESQIIGCESSCDGRDNKNKSRSDKICGGYRCCQAVITADKPQVIGIGLESSGGGDDCKVAFLTNETYSPANVTEAEEVYSKGFSVVELGWFFDSRLRDPVGCVNLTETGIYTSAPSCVCEYGYFSGFGYSNCYCNNIGYRGNPYLPGGCVDIDECEEGKGRNRCGEQTCVNVPGSFRCEPKESGKIKPVIQGLILGLVLLFLVLGIWGLIKFVKKRRKIIQKRKFFKRNGGLLLNQQLTTQEGGNVETSKIFTSKELEKATDSFNKNRVLGQGGQGTVYKGMLVDGRIVAVKRSKVLDEDKVEEFINEVSVLSQINHRNVVKLMGCCLETEVPILVYEHIPNGDLFKRLHDDSDDYIMTWEVRLRMAGEIAGALAYLHSAASTPVYHRDIKTTNILLDEKYRAKVSDFGTSRSINIDQTHLTTLVAGTFGYLDPEYFQTSQFTNKSDVYSFGVVLVELITGEKSFSVMRSEENRGLASHFNEAMKQNRALDIVDSRIKEECKQEQVLAVAKLARRCLSLKGKKRPSMREVSIELERIRSSPEDLEVTLEEEEEEEEREMEINIDDSWSVEMTAPASLFDLSPKLDVEPLAPHQTW, from the exons atgaaaaaactgaaaaccaaaaaaaaaaaatctaagaaaatgaagagagagagacttttcTTTTGTATCCCACTCTCTCTCCTTACTCTCTTCGTCTTCAATGGCCCTTCTTTGATAAGAACAGCTCAAAACATCAACTCTTCTACAAGTTCTTGTAATAGAACCTGTGGAGGAATCTCGATTCCTTTCCCGTTCGGTATCGGACAGAAACACTGTTACCTCAACGACTGGTACGAGGTTGTCTGTAACACCACCACCACATCCAGCTCCGGTAACCTCCTAGCTCCGTTCCTCTCAAAGATCAACAGAGAGTTAGTAACCATCACTCTCCGAAACAGCATCGACACTTCATACGGCGTCGTCCACATCAAATCTCCGGTGACTTCCTCCGGCTGTTCTCAACAACCCGCCGTAAAGCCTCCTCCTTTGAACCTCACCGGCAAAGGAAGCCCCTTTTTCATCACAGAGACGAACCGTCTCGTCTCGGTAGGCTGCGACGCCAGAGCGTTGGTTACCAACATCGAATCTCAGATCATAGGATGCGAATCGAGCTGCGACGGGAGGgacaacaagaacaagagtcGTTCAGACAAGATCTGCGGCGGTTACAGATGTTGTCAGGCGGTGATTACGGCGGATAAACCGCAAGTGATCGGCATTGGCCTAGAAAGCTCCGGTGGAGGGGACGACTGTAAAGTTGCGTTCTTGACGAACGAGACTTATTCTCCGGCGAATGTTACAGAGGCGGAGGAGGTTTATAGTAAAGGGTTTAGTGTGGTTGAGCTTGGGTGGTTCTTTGATTCTCGGTTAAGGGATCCAGTGGGGTGTGTGAACTTGACGGAAACTGGGATCTACACGAGCGCACCGAGCTGTGTTTGCGAGTATGGTTACTTCTCTGGGTTTGGTTACAGTAACTGTTATTGTAACAATATTGGTTATAGAGGGAATCCTTATCTTCCTGGTGGATGTGTTG ACATTGATGAATGCGAGGAAGGAAAAGGACGAAACAGATGTGGAGAACAGACTTGTGTGAATGTCCCTGGTTCTTTTAGGTGTGAGCCAAAGGAATCAGGGAAGATCAAGCCTGTGATTCAAG GTCTTATTCTAGGTTTGGTGCTGTTGTTCTTGGTTCTTGGGATATGGGGGTTGATCAAGTTCgtcaagaagagaagaaagataatcCAGAAGAGGAAGTTCTTTAAACGTAACGGAGGTTTGTTGTTAAACCAACAGTTAACCACACAAGAAGGAGGTAATGTGGAGACATCAAAAATATTCACCTCGAAAGAGCTCGAGAAGGCGACGGATAGCTTTAACAAGAACAGAGTTCTTGGGCAGGGAGGTCAAGGTACGGTCTACAAAGGAATGCTGGTAGATGGGCGTATCGTCGCTGTGAAAAGATCTAAAGTTTTGGATGAAGACAAAGTCGAGGAGTTCATCAATGAAGTCAGTGTTCTCTCGCAGATTAACCATAGGAACGTCGTGAAACTCATGGGGTGTTGTCTGGAGACGGAGGTTCCTATCTTGGTTTATGAGCATATTCCAAACGGAGACTTATTCAAGCGGCTGCACGATGATTCTGATGATTACATAATGACTTGGGAAGTGCGTTTGCGGATGGCTGGGGAGATTGCAGGAGCGCTTGCTTACTTGCACTCGGCTGCATCTACTCCTGTCTATCATAGAGATATCAAGACCACAAACATACTTTTGGACGAGAAGTATCGAGCCAAAGTGTCGGATTTTGGTACTTCGAGGTCTATCAACATAGATCAGACTCACTTGACAACTCTAGTCGCAGGTACTTTCGGATACTTGGATCCGGAGTACTTTCAGACCAGCCAGTTTACGAATAAAAGTGATGTTTATAGTTTCGGGGTTGTCTTGGTTGAGCTTATAACCGGAGAAAAATCGTTTTCTGTTATGCGGTCTGAAGAAAACAGAGGGCTTGCATCTCATTTCAACGAAGCCATGAAACAGAACAGAGCTCTTGATATTGTTGATTCTCGGATCAAAGAAGAGTGCAAACAAGAACAAGTGTTAGCTGTGGCGAAACTTGCGAGAAGGTGTTTAAGCTTAAAAGGGAAGAAGCGACCAAGCATGAGAGAGGTATCCATTGAGCTTGAGAGGATCCGTTCATCACCTGAAGATCTAGAGGTAACTctcgaagaggaagaagaagaagaagaaagggaaaTGGAAATCAACATAGATGATTCTTGGAGCGTGGAGATGACTGCTCCAGCATCTCTCTTTGATCTCTCGCCCAAGTTAGATGTTGAACCACTGGCTCCTCACCAAACATGGTGA
- the LOC106430765 gene encoding wall-associated receptor kinase-like 10 isoform X2 yields the protein MNTLIAAGCGITATLTNVEPSIAGCKSRCGKKNHTPTQDFLALDECITDYSADAEFCRKRSIADEKRCSGIGCCAAKIPSGRPQIVGVRIDNTTTTSGGCKVAFLTDEAYLLSNGSDAQRIHSEGNATVLLVWLISTSNPSFFDSLGCHTKTEYRQASENQDGINCTCDNYSRFSTYGICECTDGYRGDPYVVGGCKDVNECLEGKDKYGPVRCTDGTCVNLQGGFKCVYENQRRPVIAIGVGSSFGSLIFVAGIYLAYRFIRKQRRLNQKKKFFKRNGGLLLQQQLTSTQGNVETTKVYTSKELEKATENFSLNRILGQGGQGTVYKGMLVDGRIDAVKKSKVVDEDKLEEFINEVVILSQINHRNIVKLLGCCLETHVPVLVYEFIPNGNLFEHLHDEFGDIMMATWELRLRIAIDVAGSLSYLHSSASFPIYHRDVKSTNIMLDEKYRAKVSDFGTSRSVTVDHTHLTTVVSGTAGYMDPEYFQSSQFTDKSDVYSFGVVLVELITGEKPFSFLRSQENRTLSSYFTLAMKEDKLFDIIDPRIRDGCNLNQVTAAADIARTCLNMKRKKRPSMREVSMELEKIRGSSEDTQSHEYVTEDKNKRVVEVSIGESSWTNVAVTAPASQNSVATSSLSDTEPLFPLQTR from the exons ATGAATACCCTGATAGCGGCTGGTTGTGGCATCACAGCAACGTTAACAAATGTCGAGCCAAGCATAGCGGGGTGCAAATCTAGATGCGGCAAAAAAAACCATACACCTACTCAAGATTTTCTTGCACTAGACGAGTGTATTACAGATTATAGCGCCGACGCCGAGTTTTGTAGAAAAAGGAGCATTGCGGACGAAAAAAGATGCAGCGGTATTGGATGCTGTGCGGCAAAGATCCCTAGTGGACGTCCACAGATTGTTGGTGTCAGAATAGATAACACCACGACAACGTCAGGAGGGTGCAAAGTTGCCTTCTTAACAGACGAGGCCTACCTTTTGTCAAATGGTTCTGATGCTCAAAGGATTCATTCTGAAGGAAATGCTACGGTTTTGCTGGTATGGCTCATCAGTACGTCGAATCCTTCTTTTTTCGACTCTCTGGGATGCCATACTAAGACAGAGTACAGACAAGCAAGCGAAAACCAAGATGGAATAAATTGTACATGCGACAATTATTCTCGCTTTTCAACCTATGGAATATGTGAATGCACTGACGGTTACAGAGGCGACCCATATGTTGTTGGCGGATGCAAAG ATGTTAATGAATGCCTAGAAGGAAAAGACAAGTATGGTCCCGTGCGTTGTACAGACGGAACTTGTGTCAATTTGCAGGGCGGCTTTAAGTGTGTTTACGAAAATCAACGACGGCCAGTAATTGCAATAG GGGTTGGTTCGAGTTTTGGGTCATTGATCTTTGTTGCTGGAATATACTTGGCATACAGATTTATTAGAAAGCAAAGAAGGTTAAACCAAAAGAAGAAGTTTTTCAAACGTAATGGAGGCTTATTGTTGCAGCAACAATTAACTTCAACGCAAGGCAACGTTGAAACTACGAAAGTGTATACCTCAAAGGAGCTGGAAAAGGCCACCGAGAACTTCAGCTTAAACAGAATACTTGGACAAGGTGGTCAAGGTACCGTGTACAAAGGGATGCTGGTCGACGGTAGAATTGACGCGGTGAAAAAATCTAAAGTCGTGGACGAGGACAAGTTGGAAGAGTTCATCAACGAAGTTGTCATTCTTTCCCAGATCAACCACAGGAACATCGTGAAACTCTTGGGATGTTGCCTTGAGACACATGTCCCAGTTCTCGTCTACGAGTTCATTCCTAACGGTAACCTTTTCGAACATCTTCATGATGAGTTTGGTGATATTATGATGGCTACTTGGGAATTGCGTCTCCGCATTGCTATCGATGTTGCAGGATCTCTCTCATACTTGCACTCGTCTGCATCGTTTCCAATCTATCACCGAGACGTCAAGTCTACAAACATAATGTTGGATGAGAAGTATCGAGCCAAGGTGTCTGATTTTGGAACCTCAAGATCGGTAACAGTGGATCATACCCACTTAACAACCGTGGTTTCAGGTACGGCGGGCTATATGGATCCAGAGTATTTCCAGTCTAGCCAATTCACAGACAAGAGTGATGTTTATAGCTTTGGAGTCGTTCTCGTGGAGCTTATCACCGGAGAAAAGCCGTTTTCTTTCTTGCGGTCTCAAGAAAACAGGACATTGTCAAGTTATTTCACTCTTGCAATGAAAGAGGACAAACTCTTTGACATTATCGATCCACGAATAAGAGATGGATGCAACCTGAACCAAGTCACTGCAGCGGCGGATATTGCGAGGACGTGTTTGAacatgaaaaggaaaaaaagaccAAGCATGAGAGAAGTGTCCATGGAATTAGAGAAAATCCGTGGGTCGTCTGAAGACACGCAGTCGCATGAGTACGTTAccgaagacaaaaacaaaagagttgTGGAAGTTAGCATAGGGGAAAGTTCATGGACTAACGTGGCTGTCACCGCTCCAGCTTCTCAAAACAGTGTCGCTACATCGTCATTGTCAGATACTGAACCTTTGTTTCCTCTTCAAACTCGGTAA
- the LOC106430765 gene encoding wall-associated receptor kinase-like 10 isoform X1 produces MRTYFLWILLPLLLLLNLADLPVSRSTCPSRCGEIDIPHPFGIGEGCYLNSWYEIKCNLNASLSASKKPVPVLSVIDKEVVKITPPYSIRIKHSIASKGCSSDGEEELESLLNLTGTPFYLGPMNTLIAAGCGITATLTNVEPSIAGCKSRCGKKNHTPTQDFLALDECITDYSADAEFCRKRSIADEKRCSGIGCCAAKIPSGRPQIVGVRIDNTTTTSGGCKVAFLTDEAYLLSNGSDAQRIHSEGNATVLLVWLISTSNPSFFDSLGCHTKTEYRQASENQDGINCTCDNYSRFSTYGICECTDGYRGDPYVVGGCKDVNECLEGKDKYGPVRCTDGTCVNLQGGFKCVYENQRRPVIAIGVGSSFGSLIFVAGIYLAYRFIRKQRRLNQKKKFFKRNGGLLLQQQLTSTQGNVETTKVYTSKELEKATENFSLNRILGQGGQGTVYKGMLVDGRIDAVKKSKVVDEDKLEEFINEVVILSQINHRNIVKLLGCCLETHVPVLVYEFIPNGNLFEHLHDEFGDIMMATWELRLRIAIDVAGSLSYLHSSASFPIYHRDVKSTNIMLDEKYRAKVSDFGTSRSVTVDHTHLTTVVSGTAGYMDPEYFQSSQFTDKSDVYSFGVVLVELITGEKPFSFLRSQENRTLSSYFTLAMKEDKLFDIIDPRIRDGCNLNQVTAAADIARTCLNMKRKKRPSMREVSMELEKIRGSSEDTQSHEYVTEDKNKRVVEVSIGESSWTNVAVTAPASQNSVATSSLSDTEPLFPLQTR; encoded by the exons ATGAGAACTTATTTTCTTTGGATTCTCTTACCTCTGCTACTTTTGCTGAATCTTGCAGATCTCCCCGTTTCCAGATCAACTTGTCCTAGTCGGTGTGGAGAAATCGACATCCCGCACCCATTTGGAATCGGGGAGGGCTGCTATCTCAATTCATGGTACGAAATTAAATGTAATCTTAATGCCTCTCTTTCAGCTTCAAAGAAGCCCGTCCCCGTTCTTTCCGTAATTGACAAGGAAGTTGTGAAGATTACTCCTCCATATTCAATTCGTATAAAACATTCAATAGCTTCAAAGGGATGTTCAAGCGATGGAGAAGAAGAGCTTGAATCACTTTTGAATTTGACTGGTACCCCTTTTTACCTTGGTCCTATGAATACCCTGATAGCGGCTGGTTGTGGCATCACAGCAACGTTAACAAATGTCGAGCCAAGCATAGCGGGGTGCAAATCTAGATGCGGCAAAAAAAACCATACACCTACTCAAGATTTTCTTGCACTAGACGAGTGTATTACAGATTATAGCGCCGACGCCGAGTTTTGTAGAAAAAGGAGCATTGCGGACGAAAAAAGATGCAGCGGTATTGGATGCTGTGCGGCAAAGATCCCTAGTGGACGTCCACAGATTGTTGGTGTCAGAATAGATAACACCACGACAACGTCAGGAGGGTGCAAAGTTGCCTTCTTAACAGACGAGGCCTACCTTTTGTCAAATGGTTCTGATGCTCAAAGGATTCATTCTGAAGGAAATGCTACGGTTTTGCTGGTATGGCTCATCAGTACGTCGAATCCTTCTTTTTTCGACTCTCTGGGATGCCATACTAAGACAGAGTACAGACAAGCAAGCGAAAACCAAGATGGAATAAATTGTACATGCGACAATTATTCTCGCTTTTCAACCTATGGAATATGTGAATGCACTGACGGTTACAGAGGCGACCCATATGTTGTTGGCGGATGCAAAG ATGTTAATGAATGCCTAGAAGGAAAAGACAAGTATGGTCCCGTGCGTTGTACAGACGGAACTTGTGTCAATTTGCAGGGCGGCTTTAAGTGTGTTTACGAAAATCAACGACGGCCAGTAATTGCAATAG GGGTTGGTTCGAGTTTTGGGTCATTGATCTTTGTTGCTGGAATATACTTGGCATACAGATTTATTAGAAAGCAAAGAAGGTTAAACCAAAAGAAGAAGTTTTTCAAACGTAATGGAGGCTTATTGTTGCAGCAACAATTAACTTCAACGCAAGGCAACGTTGAAACTACGAAAGTGTATACCTCAAAGGAGCTGGAAAAGGCCACCGAGAACTTCAGCTTAAACAGAATACTTGGACAAGGTGGTCAAGGTACCGTGTACAAAGGGATGCTGGTCGACGGTAGAATTGACGCGGTGAAAAAATCTAAAGTCGTGGACGAGGACAAGTTGGAAGAGTTCATCAACGAAGTTGTCATTCTTTCCCAGATCAACCACAGGAACATCGTGAAACTCTTGGGATGTTGCCTTGAGACACATGTCCCAGTTCTCGTCTACGAGTTCATTCCTAACGGTAACCTTTTCGAACATCTTCATGATGAGTTTGGTGATATTATGATGGCTACTTGGGAATTGCGTCTCCGCATTGCTATCGATGTTGCAGGATCTCTCTCATACTTGCACTCGTCTGCATCGTTTCCAATCTATCACCGAGACGTCAAGTCTACAAACATAATGTTGGATGAGAAGTATCGAGCCAAGGTGTCTGATTTTGGAACCTCAAGATCGGTAACAGTGGATCATACCCACTTAACAACCGTGGTTTCAGGTACGGCGGGCTATATGGATCCAGAGTATTTCCAGTCTAGCCAATTCACAGACAAGAGTGATGTTTATAGCTTTGGAGTCGTTCTCGTGGAGCTTATCACCGGAGAAAAGCCGTTTTCTTTCTTGCGGTCTCAAGAAAACAGGACATTGTCAAGTTATTTCACTCTTGCAATGAAAGAGGACAAACTCTTTGACATTATCGATCCACGAATAAGAGATGGATGCAACCTGAACCAAGTCACTGCAGCGGCGGATATTGCGAGGACGTGTTTGAacatgaaaaggaaaaaaagaccAAGCATGAGAGAAGTGTCCATGGAATTAGAGAAAATCCGTGGGTCGTCTGAAGACACGCAGTCGCATGAGTACGTTAccgaagacaaaaacaaaagagttgTGGAAGTTAGCATAGGGGAAAGTTCATGGACTAACGTGGCTGTCACCGCTCCAGCTTCTCAAAACAGTGTCGCTACATCGTCATTGTCAGATACTGAACCTTTGTTTCCTCTTCAAACTCGGTAA
- the LOC106430691 gene encoding nudix hydrolase 3 gives MVEEHFDVLTNSGEKTGVSKPRSKVHRDGDYHRAVNVWIFVESTQELVLQRRSDDKDSWPGRWDISSAGHISAGDPSLISAQRELEEELGIKLPKDAFEKLFVFLQECVLNDGKFINNQFNDVYLVTVLHPIPLEAFTLQKEEVSAVKYIPYEEYRNLLAKKDPGYVPYDLNGYGKLFHIIRQRCQVNTEARSLSLQKQLQRYSPVTLEANLTELCEADQKALGLIMKAAKVIDDIFYEQLWHSNPALRDWLKEHADASELDKLKWKYFLINKSPWSSLDENEPYLSTADSAVKFIPEATKRIDGWKGIEYRAAFPVTKPPGANFYPPDMDKMEFTSWLSSLTEEQKRAATGFFSVIKRRSEANLDASLSDHLSDSNSDLYSIPYSEIYRPFLTKASELLQKAGDLVTSQSLKKLLHSKAEAFLSNDYYESDIAWMDLDSKLDITIGPYETYEDEIFGYKASFEAFIGIKDDKATADLKLFGDNLKLLEDNLPLDSVYKSKDVSAAPIRVIQLIYNSGDVNGPQTVAFNLPNDEKIVKERGTSMVMLKNVQEAKFEHILKPIAEIIISKEQRGFVDFESFFTHTICHECCHGIGPHSITLPDGRTSSVRKELQDVYSAVEEAKADIVGLWALMFLITKGLLSKSMEESMYVSFLAGCFRSIRFGLTEAHGKGQALQFNWLYEKGAFVFHEDSTFSVDFTKIEDAVESLSREILTIQGRGDKNAATLLLNKYCTITGPLKTALEKLESVKVPVDITPTFPLADALLN, from the exons ATGGTGGAAGAGCACTTCGACGTTCTGACCAATTCCGGAGAGAAGACCGGTGTGTCCAAACCCAG GTCAAAGGTTCACCGAGATGGAGATTACCATCGTGCAGTTAATGTCTGGATCTTTGTGGAGAGCACTCAAGAACTGGTTCTCCAACGCCGCTCTGATGATAAAGATTCTTGGCCTGGTCGATGGGACATCTCAAGTGCTGGTCATATCTCAGCTGGTGATCCATCTCTTATATCGGCACA GCGAGAGCTGGAAGAGGAGCTAGGCATAAAACTCCCAAAGGATGCATTTGAAAAGTTATTCGTCTTTCTTCAAGAatg TGTCCTAAACGATGGGAAATTCATAAACAATCAGTTCAATGATGTGTATCTTGTTACAGTTCTGCATCCAATCCCATTAGAAGCCTTTACTCTTCAA aaagaGGAAGTCTCTGCTGTAAAATACATACCTTATGAAGAATACAGAAACCTTCTGGCCAAGAAAGATCCTGGTTATGTGCCTTATGATCTAAATGGATATGGAAAACTATTCCACATAATCAGACAGAG GTGTCAAGTGAATACTGAGGCTCGTAGCTTATCTCTGCAGAAGCAACTCCAGAGATATTCTCCTGTCACCCTAGAAGCAAAT TTGACAGAACTCTGTGAGGCAGATCAGAAAGCGCTTGGTCTAATCATGAAGGCTGCAAAAGTTATTGACGATATTTTCTATGAACAG CTTTGGCACAGCAATCCAGCTCTAAGAGATTGGCTTAAGGAGCATGCTGATGCATCAGAACTGGACAAATTAAAATGGAAATACTTCCTGATCAACAAAAGTCCATG GTCGTCTTTGGATGAAAATGAACCATACTTGAGTACGGCTGATTCAGCTGTAAAGTTTATTCCTGAAGCAACGAAACGTATTGATGGCTGGAAGGGTATTGAATATAGAGCAGCCTTTCCTGTGACTAAACCACCTGGTGCCAATTTCTACCCTCCTGATATGGATAAAATG gagttcaCCTCATGGCTCAGTAGTCTCACGGAAGAGCAAAAGCGTGCTGCAACAGGATTTTTCAGTGTTATAAAAAGGCGAAGTGAAGCTAATTTAGATGCTTCTCTATCTGACCATCTCTCTGACTCTAATTCGGATCTGTATAGTATTCCCTATTCAGAGATATATCGACCTTTCCTCACAAAAGCCTCTGAACTTTTGCAAAAAGCTGGAGACTTGGTCACTTCCCAGAG TTTGAAGAAGCTGCTGCACAGCAAAGCTGAAGCCTTCCTTTCAAATGACTACTATGAGTCAGACATTGCATGGATGGACTTG GATTCAAAGTTGGATATTACCATTGGTCCATATGAGACATACGAAGATGAAATTTTTGGCTACAAG GCTTCATTTGAAGCCTTCATCGGTATTAAAGATGATAAAGCCACAGCAGATCTGAAACTCTTTGGTGACAATCTAAAG CTATTGGAAGACAATCTCCCGCTTGACAGTGTGTACAAATCAAAAGATGTGTCTGCTGCTCCTATTCGGGTCATCCAGTTAATTTACAATTCCGGA GATGTGAACGGTCCTCAGACTGTTGCTTTCAATTTGCCCAATGATGAGAAAATTGTCAAAGAAAGAGGAACATCAATGGTTATGCTCAAAAACGTTCAAGAAGCAAA GTTTGAACATATTCTAAAGCCTATAGCTGAAATCATCATCAGCAAGGAACAACGAGGATTTGTTGATTTTGAATCTTTCTTCACTCACACCATTTGCCATGAGTGTTGCCATGGTATTGGTCCGCATAGCATAACACTCCCTGATGGTCGAACCTCTTCAGTGAGAAAG GAACTGCAAGACGTTTATTCTGCAGTGGAAGAAGCAAAGGCAGATATAGTTGGTCTTTGGGCACTAATGTTTCTCATCACCAAG GGTCTGCTTTCAAAGAGCATGGAGGAGAGTATGTATGTTTCTTTCCTAGCTGGATGCTTTCGATCCATCCGGTTTGGTCTCACAGAAGCTCATGG GAAAGGGCAAGCGTTACAATTTAACTGGTTATATGAGAAAGGAGCCTTTGTTTTCCATGAGGACTCTACATTCTCAGTTGATTTCACTAAG ATAGAAGATGCAGTTGAGAGTTTGAGCCGTGAGATACTCACGATTCAAGGAAGAGGTGACAAAAACGCAGCAACATTGCTTTTAAATAAGTACTGCACCATCACAGGGCCATTGAAAACCGCTCTGGAGAAGCTTGAGAGCGTTAAG gTACCAGTTGATATAACTCCGACATTTCCATTAGCAGATGCGTTGTTGAACTAA